The Sinomonas sp. P10A9 genome contains the following window.
GCGGGGGAAGCTGGTCATCGAGACGACCTTGTTATCCGCCGAGATGTTCATGAGGATCAGGACGTCGGAGTTGCCGTATCCGGAACTGTCGGCCTGCGAGCCATAGGCCGCATTGGCACCAGAGCGGCTATCGGTGCCGATGATCAGGATCTGGAGGGCGTCTGTGGCATCGTTGCTCGCGTCCGCCTTCGCGTTGCCTGCGCTCAGCGGCGCCTGGCGCAGGTTCGTGCCGAGGCGGATGAACCAATACCCGGCGAACGCGAGGACGCCGACGAGCAAGAGCGCTACGATGCCCCCGGTGATCTTGAGCGCGAGGTGCTTGGTCCCCACATTCCGGATGTGCCGCAGGGGCGTCGATCCATCGGGGCGCGCATGATGCACGCCGGGGCCGCGGGCGGTGCTAGGGGCTACCGCGGGCGCGCCGTCGGCACGTCGAGCCAAGGAGAGGGCCTTCCTGAAAAAGAACTGGGGTCAATACATCGTAACCGCACGGTCTGTGAGGTCACTGTGCGAGACCACGATCCCGGCGCGTTCGGCTCAGAATCCGAGCCGGCCCAGCTGCTTCGGATCGCGCTGCCAGTCCTTTGCCACCTTGACGTGCAGGTCCAGGAAGATCCGGGTGCCGAGAAGGGCCTCGATGCCGCGGCGTGCCGTCGACCCGACCTCGCGCAGGCGGGAGCCGCCCTTGCCGATGATGATGGCCTTCTGGGACGGACGCTCGACGAACAGGTTGACCCGTACGTCCAGGAGCTGGTTGTCCTCGCTGCGGCCCTCCCGCGGCAGGATCTCCTCCACGACGACTGCGAGCGAGTGGGGCAGCTCGTCCCGCACGCCCTCGAGGGCTGCCTCGCGAATGAGTTCCGCGACCATGACGGCTTCCGGCTCGTCCGTGAGCTCACCGTCCGGGTACAGCGGCGGGGACAGCGGCATGTGGCTGATGAGGATGCCCTCGACTGTCGAGACCTGGTAGCCGTCCTGGGCCGAGACCGGAACGATGTCGGTGAAGCCCTCTCCACCGAGGGCCTCGCGGCCCAAAGCGTCGACCGCGAGGAGCTGCTCGGTGAGCTGCGCGCGGTCCACGAGGTCCGCCTTGGTCACGATGGCGACAATTGGCTTCCGCGGAACCCCTGCCAGCTGGTTCGCGATGAACTTGTCGCCGGGGCCGATGCGCTCGTTCGCCGGAAGGCAGAACCCGATCGCGTCGACTTCGGAGAGGGTCTCGGCCACGAGGTCGTTGAGCCTCTGGCCGAGGAGCGTGCGCGGGCGGTGCAGACCAGGTGTGTCCACGAGGATGAGCTGGCCGTTGTCGCGGTGGACGATCCCGCGGATCGTGTGGCGCGTGGTCTGGGGCTTCGCCGACGTGATGGCCACCTTCTGGCCCACGAGGGCGTTGGTCAGCGTGGACTTGCCCGCATTCGGGCGTCCCACGAGGACGGCGAATCCGGCGCGGTAGTCCGAGGACCCCTGCCCTGCCGAGGTGTCAGCCATGCGTGCTCCCTGCCTGGTCATTCTGATCGGTGGTGGTCTCCTCGACACGTTCTGCGAGGATGTGGGTGATCCTGTTGCGGCGGCCCACACGGCGCTCGGCCGTGAGCCTGACACCGTGGACCTCGGCCGTGCTTCCCACGATCGGGACCCGCCCGAGCCCCTTCGAGAGCAGGCCTCCGACCGTCTCCACTTCGTCGTCCTCGAGGTCGATGTCGAACAGCTCGCCGAGGTCGTCGAGGCCCATGCGCGCGGTGACGCGGAACCGGCCGTCGCCCAGATCCACCGACTCGGCCTCGTCGTCGTCATACTCGTCGGCAATCTCTCCCACGAGCTCCTCGATGAGGTCCTCGAGGGTCACGAGGCCAGCGGTCCCGCCGTACTCGTCGACGACGATCGCAAAATGGATCGACTCCCGCTGGAGCTCCTTGAGGAGATCGTCTACGGGCTTCGACTCGGGAACGAACCTCGGCTCGCGGGCGAGCGCGTCAACGGCCTCGCTGCGGGCTTCCGGATCCTCGTGGATTCGCGCGGCGACATCCTTGAGGTACAGGACGCCGGTGACGTCATCGAGGCTCTCACGGAACACCGGCACCCGGGAACAACCAGAACGCAGGAACAGCGTCATCGACTGCTGCAGCGTAGCTCCCGACTCGATGGCGATGATGTCAGTGCGCGGGACCATGACGGCCCGCACGAGGGTCTCTCCGAGCTCGAAGACGGATTGGAGCAGCTCGGCCTGTTCGTCCTCGAGGTCCTCGGTGTCACTCGAACGCTCGACGAACTCGCGAAGCTCTGTGGATGTGTACGTCGCATCCTCGTGCTTGGGATCGGTGCCCGTCGCGGCGCTGCCGAGCCGGACGAGCCAGCTCGGAACGGGCCCCAAGGCCATGCGCAGCCCGTTGGCGAGGGGTGCCGCGACCACGGCAATCTCGAGTGCGTGCTGCCGTCCCAGCTGGCGCGGAGACACACCGACGAGGAGGAATCCAATGAGCGCCATGACGACCGTCGCCGCGAGGCCTGCGAGCCACACGTTGTCGAGCCAGCTGTGTACGAGGACCGCAACGGCAACTGCCGCGGCCGTCTCGAACCAGATCCGCCAGAACCGCAGTGCGTGGGCGTGCGGGACGGGGTCCTCCAGGATGCGGGCAAGGGACGCCGAACGGCCCTCCGCAATCCGCTCCTCGGCATCGTGGCGTGGGAGGAAGGAGAAGGCCGATTCGGCGGCTGTGAGGAAGCCGGCCAGCGCGACGAAGACGAGGGCGAGGACGAGCAGCAGCGCTGTGGTCACGCCACCGTCTCGCTCGGTGCCGGGCGTCCGAGGAACTCGGTGAGCAGTTCACGCTGGAGCGTGAACATCTCCTCGCGTTCTTCCGGCTCGGCGTGATCGAAGCCCAGGAGGTGGAGGATCCCGTGCGTCTCGAGCAGGAGCATCTCGTCGTCCGTCGAATGCCCACCGCGCTGTGCCTGCCGGGCCGCCACCTGAGGGCAGATCGCGACGTCTCCGAGCATTCCCTGCGGGGTCTGCCGACCCGGGGCACCCGGGGTGAGCTCGTCCATCGGCACCGAGAGGACGTCGGTCGAGCCCGGTTCGTCCATGAGTTCGAGGTGCAGACGCTCCATGGCTTCCTCGTCGACGAGGAGGATCGACAGTTCCGTCTGCGGATGGAGCCAGAGACGCTCGAACACGAACCGCGCGAGACGCACGAGCGCTTCGGCGTCGATGCTCAGGCCGGACTCGTTGTTGACTTCGATGCTCACGGCTCCAGCTTAGACTCAGCGCCCGCGCCCGACGCCGCACCGGGGCCGCGGTGTGCCGCCGCGCGATCGCGGCGACGCTCAAGTTTGGCGCGCTCGGTGGCATCCCAGCGGCCGTACGCGGCCACAATGTCACCCACGAGCCGGTGGCGGACCACGTCGGAGGCATCCAGGATGGAGAAGCTCACGTCTTCGACTCCCTGGAGGATCTGCTGCACGATCCTCAGGCCCGACGCGGTGCCGGAGGGCAGGTCGACCTGCGTCACGTCTCCCGTGACCACCATCTTCGAGCCGAAGCCGAGGCGGGTGAGGAACATCTTCATCTGCTCGGGCGTCGTGTTCTGCGCCTCGTCGAGGATGATGAATGCGTCGTTGAGCGTGCGTCCGCGCATGTAGGCGAGCGGCGCGACCTCGATGGTCCCCGCTGCCATGAGGCGCGGAATCGATTCGGGATCCATCATGTCGTGCAGCGCGTCGTAGAGCGGACGCAGGTATGGATCGATCTTGTCATTGAGGGTTCCCGGGAGGAATCCGAGCCGCTCACCTGCCTCGACCGCGGGCCGCGTCAGGATGATGCGGCTCACGTCCTTGTGCTGCAGCGCCTGGACCGCCTTAGCCATGGCGAGGTAGGTCTTGCCCGTTCCCGCGGGGCCGATCCCGAAGATCACCGTGTTGGCATCGATCGCGTCGACGTAGTCCTTCTGGTTCGCTGTCTTCGGACGAATCGTCCGGCCGCGGCTCGAGAGGATGTTGTGGGTCAGGACGTCGGAGGGACTTGCCACGGTCTGGGAGCGGAGCATCGCCACGAGTTGCTCGAGGGAAGCCGTCGTGACAGGTGCACCGCTTGCCGCGATCGCGGAGATCTCCTCGAAGAGCCGGCGGATGTGGGGCGCCTCCGCCGCCGGTCCCACGATTGTCA
Protein-coding sequences here:
- the era gene encoding GTPase Era; translation: MADTSAGQGSSDYRAGFAVLVGRPNAGKSTLTNALVGQKVAITSAKPQTTRHTIRGIVHRDNGQLILVDTPGLHRPRTLLGQRLNDLVAETLSEVDAIGFCLPANERIGPGDKFIANQLAGVPRKPIVAIVTKADLVDRAQLTEQLLAVDALGREALGGEGFTDIVPVSAQDGYQVSTVEGILISHMPLSPPLYPDGELTDEPEAVMVAELIREAALEGVRDELPHSLAVVVEEILPREGRSEDNQLLDVRVNLFVERPSQKAIIIGKGGSRLREVGSTARRGIEALLGTRIFLDLHVKVAKDWQRDPKQLGRLGF
- a CDS encoding hemolysin family protein, giving the protein MTTALLLVLALVFVALAGFLTAAESAFSFLPRHDAEERIAEGRSASLARILEDPVPHAHALRFWRIWFETAAAVAVAVLVHSWLDNVWLAGLAATVVMALIGFLLVGVSPRQLGRQHALEIAVVAAPLANGLRMALGPVPSWLVRLGSAATGTDPKHEDATYTSTELREFVERSSDTEDLEDEQAELLQSVFELGETLVRAVMVPRTDIIAIESGATLQQSMTLFLRSGCSRVPVFRESLDDVTGVLYLKDVAARIHEDPEARSEAVDALAREPRFVPESKPVDDLLKELQRESIHFAIVVDEYGGTAGLVTLEDLIEELVGEIADEYDDDEAESVDLGDGRFRVTARMGLDDLGELFDIDLEDDEVETVGGLLSKGLGRVPIVGSTAEVHGVRLTAERRVGRRNRITHILAERVEETTTDQNDQAGSTHG
- the ybeY gene encoding rRNA maturation RNase YbeY, translating into MSIEVNNESGLSIDAEALVRLARFVFERLWLHPQTELSILLVDEEAMERLHLELMDEPGSTDVLSVPMDELTPGAPGRQTPQGMLGDVAICPQVAARQAQRGGHSTDDEMLLLETHGILHLLGFDHAEPEEREEMFTLQRELLTEFLGRPAPSETVA
- a CDS encoding PhoH family protein gives rise to the protein MTAEFPHTTPAARTEVLRFGSSEEMVRILGPHDEALRYVEEQFPSVSIHARGNELTIVGPAAEAPHIRRLFEEISAIAASGAPVTTASLEQLVAMLRSQTVASPSDVLTHNILSSRGRTIRPKTANQKDYVDAIDANTVIFGIGPAGTGKTYLAMAKAVQALQHKDVSRIILTRPAVEAGERLGFLPGTLNDKIDPYLRPLYDALHDMMDPESIPRLMAAGTIEVAPLAYMRGRTLNDAFIILDEAQNTTPEQMKMFLTRLGFGSKMVVTGDVTQVDLPSGTASGLRIVQQILQGVEDVSFSILDASDVVRHRLVGDIVAAYGRWDATERAKLERRRDRAAAHRGPGAASGAGAESKLEP